CGTTGCTTACCTTGTTCAAAGCTATATTTTTTAAAGTTCAATGAGTAGCAGTGTGGACAACCGATACCAAAAACTTTAGGTTCTGATTGCCAAAGCTTGATTGCTTTTTGGAAAGCAATTTCACTCCTAATTTGATTAAGTTCAAATACATTCTTAAAATTCATGATCATTTCCTTTCGAAATTTAGGTAGAGTAGTCTTTAAAAGAACAGCAAAGTCAACAAGCTAATAAAACTAGCGAGAAGTATTAAGTATTATTGATTCCACATAACCATTCCGAACAGTGATTTTTTCAACTAACCTTGAATAAATAGCAACCTTGTCGTCATGGGTAAGGGTGTACCAAATGAAGAGATTATTTCCAGCTTGAATAATTTCTTCAACAGTTTTGGTATCAATTGCATTAGTAGAGAAAGGATTGATTTCTTCTTGAATCTCGCGCAAAGTTTTCTGTTTGAGTGCTTCTAGTTCTGGATCAAAATCTGGAATTTCTTCTAACTTTGCTAACCGAGCTTCTAATTTTGTAAGTTTTGAAGATTTAGTTGGTAATTCTGGAGAGGGACTATTTGTGTGTAAAGCTCTAGCTTGGAGTACAAATGATTGTTGCAATAAGTGACTAATCAAGGCCTTTTCAATCGCATCCTTTCTAGTAGCTTTCCGGTTTTTACATCCTTGACTAGCATGGCGACAAGCATAATAGTGATACCTGATTTTGCCCCCATAAGTTTTGGTGATGCATTTACAATTACATTCGGCACAATAGACAAGACCTCGTTGGTAAGCGAATTCTCCATAACCATCAGGCTTAGAGGAATCATAGTTATAAAGAAAAGCTCCGCATCTAGATGAATTAAATTCAAGAATATTTTCAATCTCAGTTGCTTCCTCATCAGAGATTAGCCGATCATTAGGGTGGGTGTCGTAAATAATTTGCCAATCCTTTGGATCAACATTTTTACGTTGACCTGTACTGGTCTTGATTCGCTTGTTGTAGACTGTATGTCCGCGCAGTACTGGATTAGTTAACCAACGCCTCAGCCCTTGTGGACTCCAGTGAAAAATCTTGTCATTTCCATTTTTCTTACTATGAGTGTGCTGTATCCCATATTTATTGCAAATTTCACGGCAGGCTCTACTCACTCCCTTCGTTTTGAAAAAGATATCAATACAGTCCCTTGCAAGTTGAGCACTCCTGAGTCCAGGGAGCTTGTCAATATCTTCTTCATGATACATATCTGCATAGTTGTTAGGTCTTTCTAGAAGCAGACATAGGAAGGGAGTTTGATCTAGTTGATAACGTAGCTTTTCAGCCTTATATCCAAACGGTACACATTCACATACTGCATGTTGGTTACGACGATGCTGTTTACCGTGTTTAACTCGTTCTGAGAGTTGATCGACCTCCATTTCAGCAAGGCTGGCTAGTAGGTTGATCATAAACATGCCTTGTGCTGTTTTTAGGTCAATTAATTGATCAAGTACTCGTAAATTAATCCCAGTCTCTTGAAAAACCAAAATATTTTTTCGTATTAAAGGAACACTTCGACCGAGACGATCTAACCGAGTGATAATAACTTCAGCAATTTGGTTTTCTTTGACAAGTTGCATGAGTTTAATTAACCCTGGGCGATTATCTTTCTTACCAGTCTGCACATCAACAATTATTAAATAAGCTCCACTATCTTTTAATCTTTGAATTTGCTGATCTAATGCATGAGAATTTACTGCTTGTTCTCTGCTCGATACCCGTGCATAGCCGACTTTTATCTCCAAATCAAGCTCAACTGTATTTGTAATAAGATAATTGATGCCTGTTAATATTTTTTCTATTTGTTTCATACTTTAGCTCCATAAATCAAAAACTTAGTTTTTCTAAAGCTATCATAATTTGTGCGTACCCGTTTGGAGTAGGCTACGCACAAAAAATAGCCAAATCATTGGATTATTTAAATAGTGAAACTGCTCCTATAGAATCCATTTAGTTTGCAATCACTAATAAAAATAAAAAAGAAGAATAAAAATTTATTCTGTTATTTCATCTCCTAAAAAAATTCTGCTCTGAAACAAGTTTCTCAAAGCAGAATTTGAATTTCATCTTCTGTGCATCTTTTTGGCTATTTGTTACTTTTCTTTACAAAAACCTTTTTTATATTTAGAGCGTTTTTGACTTTTTCCTCGCTTACCCTTTCCACCAACAAATAGGGAGCCGTCTGTTTCTAGAGCAGCAAACTGTAGATTGGGATTATTACGAATACTTCTGAGAATCTGTTTCCGAATCTTGATGTATCTGGAGTAGATAAAACTAAATTGAATGTCTTGTTGTGCAATTTTTTCAGCATGTACTCTGATAGCTTCTTCTGTAGAGTCCCAACTTTGAATTTGATTTGGTGAAAAGCAACAAGCTTCTTCAAATCGCCGTGAAGGAAGAGTATCAAAGTCTTCAGTGATTCTGTTTAACATTGCATCACACTCAGAATGTTTTCCTTTTCGAGTAGTTGTTCCTAAAATTCCTGTTGTTTTAAAAGTATTTTCTAATCGCTCAAATTCATAGCTAAACCAAAGTTCAGCAGCAGAAAGAGATTCCATTGACGCTTTCCATCCAAATTGGTCGCGTTTTAGAATTTCTTTGCAGAGATTTAGCAAAGCCCAAGACTGATTAGCATGAGGTTTATAATCGAATTCCCAGCTAAAACGTAGCTCTGGTGGATCAACACAAAAGCTATTATCGATATTGCTATCATAGTGAACTATCCACTTATGTATAGCTTTAAAAGCGTCACGATGAGATGAAAGTAATAGTCCTAGTTTCCCTTCGTTTAGCTCGGAGCTTAAAATTCCATTAGCCTTAAGAACAACATCTGGTAAGATCCCAAAACTTTCGATATAGTCGTTTCGGGAAGGCTTTTTTTTATTTTTTACATTCAACTTTCTGATTATTAGATTATAGTTACCTAGGGTCATTTCGTTTGTCTGCAAGAAGGTTGTTGTTTGATTCATTTCATTAACTCTGAAAATCTCCACTTTTATTTATCAGATTTTTACCAATTGAAAAACAATCAGCTTTGTAGTAATTACCAAATGTAAATGCTTACTTTATGATGTTATATAACATTTTATTACAAATTTATCTAACGATAAATTACTCAATAAATCCACATTCATTCGGATTCCTCTTGACTGACTAAAAAGCCAGGAATACATATCCCTGGCTTAGGTTGGTTATTTAGCTTTGTTTTTTTTGATTGTGATTTCATCTACTAATTATATCTTTATAAGAAGGTGAGATGTCAAGGCTAACTTCACAAAAATCGTAAAGTATGCGCCAAGTTAAGAAAGTTAATATTATTAGATTCGTCAAATAGGGTAAATCCAATTAATCCAATAACTTTTCTTTTAACAACCATTGTGTAAAGTGATTGTGGAGAGCCAGCGATCGCCCACTCAATAAGTTGCTACTATGCACAGATATAGATAGCGATCGCATTCTCCTTGCGGACTTAAGTTTTGGGAAATATACTGGTAAGTTGTGCTTTACTTGAATGCCTGAATTTGAGCCACAATATCAGGGGGAATTTGAGTAACTAAACAAATTGGGAATGCCTGAGTCGAAGCAAAACGGGCATACTCTGGAGTGAGAAATATAGCATATTTTTTAGCCTCTGGAGTCATTTGGGCAGCAAAGGCTAAAGCAATAGCTTTCATATATTTGCGAATATCCGCAGCTTGTTCACCAACTACTTCGCCACCACCAAAAACAGAATTCTGTTTTTTATCTTCTCGCTCCATAGTAGTGTTAGGGTCTTTGACACTTGCATGGGTGGCTCCAATGATGCCGACAAGCCATTTTGGTGAGGGAATTTGGTTAAAACCAATAACCTGTTCGGTGAGGGCTGGGGCAGTTTTATCTTCTGATGATGCCAGGACTAAGGTAGGGATTTGCACCTTTTGTAAACCAGTTTTGCCAAACATTAGCGAACTGGTGGGATTTAGAGCCATGACTTGTTTTACACGCCGATCTCGGAGTTGGTAGCTATTTTCTGGTAGTTCTGCGGCTTTACACTGCAAACCTTCGGCAAAATTCACACTTGTTAAATCTTTTTGACAGCGTTGTTTTAAGTAATCAATTTGCAATTCGGCTCCAGCTATGGATAAGGCTGTTCCACCCCCAAAGGAATGACCAATGACTATAGCGCGGTCAGTTGCAAGTTTATTTTGAAGTGGACTATTGGCTTGTTGATTAAGCTTTGCAAGTTCATCTAAAACAAAACTAATATCTTGAGGACGTTCCAAAAACTCTTTTGGGTTCATTAGTGGTGGTGCAATGCCGGGTTTTTGCAAATCTATTTGATAAGCTTGATTACTACCGAGATGTTCTATTGCCGCTACAACATAACCATGAGATGCTAAATGTTCTGCTAAGTAGCGCATATCTTTGCGCCCAGATGTATAACCGTGCGACAAAATAATTACTGGTTTAGCTGAAGTTGCAGTGTTTGACCAATAAAGGTCAACGGGAACTTGACGTTGGCGTTTTTGATCATTCCAGTTAAATTCTTCCGACTGGACTTTACCGCTTCCTAGTTGGCTGGGATCTAAAGGTAAATTTAACTTTGGTTTTTGACCAGACAATTGGGGCGAAATCGCTTTGACAAACTGTTGAGTTTGTTGATAAGACTTATTGAGATTACCTAATACTTCAAAAGCCTGCTTGATATCAATGCGGATATTTTCGCTAGGATAGGCTTGAATAAATTTGATAATGGAAAGGTCGCCATTTTTAGAGCCGATTACTAAAGCCGCTCTTAAAGCTTTCAATCCTTCAGCATCTTTCCGTATAGTTACTTTAGATAAGTCTTGAAGAATTTTGCTACCAATATTGGTGTTAAGTAATTTACTTAAGGTAACAAAATTTACTTTTGTTGATTGCCTGAGTGCTTCTATAATTAGTTTGCGTTGGTCTGGAGGCAATTGCTTGAGGTACTTCTGATAATTATCAGGGATTTTTCCTGTATCTGCGATAGTTTGTAACTCTTTAACTGAGATGAATTCTTCTGAAATACCGTAATTAAAATATACAGTATTTGCTGCTTTTGCTGGAGTGAATTGGGTGGTGGCAACAGCACAAAATAAACTTAGAGCTAGTCTGGAAATTAGGCTTTCATGCAGGTTTTTCATAGCTATAAAAGCGTGGGTTTTGATGTTTGAATTTTGGTGCATAAGTCATTAATGTGTAGTTGATTAATATTGTGATAATGTCAATATTTTGTTTGAAATTAACGTGAGTTCGATGAACCTCTACCCAACCCCTCTCCGACGCGGAGAGGGGCTAAAATACCCTTAATTACTAACGAAAAATTAAGTTTTTAAAGCCTCTCTCCTTATAGGGGAAAGGTTTGGAGAGGGGTTTTAAAATCCGCCGAACTCGCGTTAAAATTACAGGGAATTAATATTAGAAGCAGATGATTAAAGGCTTATTTGCTATGGGGTGATTGAGATATGTTTGTACTCAATCACTGTTGAAGAGAAAGCATTATTGCTGGAGATGCCAATATTGTTCACAAGTGGCTTTAGCTTCTTTGGCGACGGCATCTTTAGGTGTGGCAAGAATAACGTGATAGCGTAATTTTTCACAGGCACTTTTCATCCAATGGTCAAAATTAATATCCCACAACCTGACTGTGCCATCATCTCCACCACTGATAATAGTTTTGCCATCACTGCTGATTGCTACTGACTTGACACCATCCTGATCAGCTTTGAATGGTTCAGCCAGGGGCTGACCATTGCGATCCCACAACCTGAGTGTGTCATCCTCTCCACCACTGACAATAGTTTTGCCATCACTGCTGATTGCTACTGGAAGGATAAAACCCTGATGAGCTTTGAATGGTTCAGCCAGGGGCTGACCATTGCGGTCCCACAACCTGAGTGTGCCATCAGATCCACCACTGACAATAGTTTTGCCATCACTGCTGATTGCTACTGAAAAGACATAACCCTGATGAGCTTTGAATGGTTCAGCCAGGGGCTGACCATTGCGGTCCCACAACCTGAGTGTGCCATCAGATCCACCACTGACAATAGTTTTGCCATCACTGCTGATTGCTACTGACAAGACAGTATCCTGATCACTTTTGAATGGTTCAGCCAAGGGCTGAGCATTGCTGCCCCACAACCTGAGTGTGCCATCAAATCCACCACTGACAATAGTTTTGCCATCACTGCTGATTGCTACTGAACTGACTCTACCCTGATGACCTTTGAACGGTTCAGCCAGGGGCTGAGCATTACTGCCCCACAACCTGAGTGTGCCATCCTCTCGACTACTGACAATAGTTTTGCCATCACTGCTGATTGCTACTGAACGGACACTACCCTGATAACCTTTGAATGGTTCAGCCAAGGGCTGAGCATTGCTGCCCCACAACCTGAGTGTGCCATCCTCTTCACCAATGACAATAGTTTTGCCATCACTGCTGATTGCTACTGAATCGACACTACCCTGATCAGCTTTGAATGGTTCAGCCAAGGGCTGACCATTGCGGTCCCACAACCGGACTGTGCCATCATCTCCACCACTGACAATAGTTTTGCCATCACTGCTGATTGCTACTGAAAAGACACTACCCTGATCAGCTTTGAATGGTTCAGCCAGGGGCTGACCATTGCGGTCCCACAACCTGAGTGTGCCATCATCTCCACCACTGACAATAGTTTTGCCATCACTGCTGATTGCTACTGAACGGACAAAACCCTGATGACCTTTGAATGGTTCAGCCAGGGGCTGACCATTGCGGTCCCACAACCGGACTGTGCCATCTTGTCCTCCACTGACAATAGTTTTGCCATCACTGCTGATTGCTACTGAACGGACAAAACTCTGATCAGCTTTGAATGGTTCAGCCAGGGGCTGACCATTGCGGTCCCACAACCGGACTGTGCCATCTTGTCCTCCACTGACAATAGTTTTGCCATCACTGCTGATTGCTACTGAAAAGACAACACCCTGATGACCTTTGAATGGTTCAGCCAGGGGCTGACCATTGATGCCCCACAACCGGACTGTGCCATCATCTCCACCACTGACAATAGTTTTGCCATCACTGCTGATTGCTACTGAATCGACAACACCCTGATGACCTTTGAATGGTTCAGCCAGGGGCTGACCATTGATGCCCCACAACCGGACTGTGCCATCTTTTCCACCACTGACAATAGTTTTACTATCACTGCTGATTGCTACTGAATCGACAACACCCTGATCAACTTGAAAAATATTGATCTCATGACTAATTTGAACAGCACTAAACAAACTTCTTTCAACTGAAGCTGGCATCGTATAGTTAGGAAATTTTACCAAAGGTGAGCGAGTTAATCCGACAGATGCAATGGCATTAACTAACCCTTCTGTTGGATTAGTCGCCAGCAATGCTTTTCCTGTTTGAGCATAGGCTTCTGCCTGTTGTCGCTTTGACTGCTGCCAAGCATAGCCAGCCAAACTTGCTAACACTATCGTGATTGCAGCAGCTACAGTTGAGCCAATAGCTATTCTTCGCGCTTGCTTTAACTCTCGCTGGCGGCGTTCTTCTTCTTGCTTAATTAAGCGTAGGCGCAATTCCCAACAAGCTTTGACATATTCAGCTTCCGATTCGTTTAAAAAGTCAGGTTTTTGCAATAACACCTGGGCATTTTCTAATTGAATACCCCGCAGTTCTAGGTAGTCTTCGTTGCGTTGATGCTGATTCCAATCAAATGCTTCTTGCCGAATTTTCTCGCGCAAGAGTAAGCTGCTGCGGTCTTCTTCTAACCAGTTTTGCAACTTTGGCCAGTGACGGATTAAAGCTTCATGGGCAACTTCTACCTCTTGTTTACCAGTTGCTTGGTGATAACTGGTGACTACTAGCCGCGCTCCTTCACCTGCCAAATACTGTACCAGTTTCTTGGTTACTGCTAAATCGCCATTTTTTGAGACTAAATCTTTTAGCTCTTCTCGCCGCCTTGTATCTCGGCGATTCTCTACCTGTGCGGTAGTTGCATCCAAGCGGGTTAAGCGTAAAAATATATTTTTGACTTGCTGTTGCTCTTGGGGTGATAACTTGTTGTAAACAGCATCGGCAGTTTGCGCGATCGCTTGCTGCACTCTACCAATTGCTTGGTATTCTTCATCACATAACCACCGCCCATGTCGCCGCTTCCAGAGTTCCTGCAAAGCATATTGCAGCAGTGGCATTGCCCCTGGCTCTTCTTTGACATCATTAAATATAGAATTGCTCAAGCCAGCTTCAAAGCGTAACCCTGCCCGATCTGCCTGCATTTTCATCGCTGTAATCAGTTCTGCCGCTTCCATTGGCAAAACTATTTCGTTTTGGGATTCTATCCGCTTTTTCAAATCGGGGTAGGCAGCATACTCAGCTAAAAAGTCCGCCCGGATAGTAATTACAACTTGCTGCTTTTCGGCACGGTTTAACAATTCTGTAATAAATTTTTGGCGAGCGGTTTTATCTTCGCACAGAGTAAACAGTTCTTCAAATTGGTCTACTATCAATATGGAATTTTGCTTTAATATCTGTGATAAATTTTCTAATTGTTGAATTGGCTCTTTACCCGGTTTAATATAAGCCAACTGGAGATTTGGCTGTTGTTTTTGCAACTGCGGAATTAGCCCAGCTAACACCACCGATGACTTACCACTACCGGAAGGGCCGATAACAGCTAAGAAATTATCTTGACTTAGTTTTTTTTGTAACTTTTTAATTAATTCATCGCGCTCAAAGAAGAATTTGTGGTAATTTTCTTCAGCAAAGGAAGATAATCCAGGGAAAGGACACTCAGCCTCATATTTTGGTGGATTTTTATCTAAAGCAGCCAGGGCATCAAAGCTAAGGTCAAGCACTTGGTCGCAGAGATTGTTCAGTTCCGCTAATGCCTGTTTGCGTTCATCACTAGCGCGGCGTGAGTCTGCGCCTTGGGTGTTTTTGAGTATCTGCGTTTGGGTTGCAAACTTCTGTTGCAGTACAGACGCATGAGGTGCTCGTTCAACCAGTAACTTTTGCAGTTTGTTGATCCCATACTCAACTTCTACATCAGTTAAGTCTCGATTGTCGAGGCGATCGCTAAATAAAGGTCGTCCACCCAAGCGGCTAAATAAGGCTGGAACTGTAATATCATAGCGGTTCCCTAGTCCTGCTGTCGCCTGCTGTAGTGCAACGTCAACCTCTCCCGAATCTTTCAGTCGGCGGTAAAAACTCCCAGACAATGTTAAGGCTGTCTCTACGCTTACCTTCCGAGTCATGGCGACGACAGCAGGCATACCTAAATCTCTCACCAAGCGTTGCGCTAATCCGCCTAATGCGCCTTCTGCTCTGGGGTCGGCACTTTCGCAAGTGCAGAGAAAGGTAAAATGAGGTAAACCTGTGCGATCGCTTATGTAGCTGAGTTCATCTAGTAGTTCTTTGCCTGTGACTGGCAGAACTTGATTGTTAGCCTCTGCCCAGTAAAGAACAGTTTCTCCGCCATCAATCAATTTACCATGACAAACAAAATGCAGTATGGTGTAGGGCTTTTCGGCGTTGGTTAGTTGCTGAGATAATTTTTGTAGGGTTGGGGGTGCGATCGCGTTTTCAACATCATTTGCTAACACATCATAATGAATATCCCCGAATGCTTCCTGTAGCCCAGCTAGTACAGCTTTCACATCAAAGGGTTCTAATTGATACTTTCCTAAGTTAGATGGACTAGCAATTAACACTAATGCCCGCAAATCCCGCCGCCCTATGAGCGGAAAACGACGATCTATAGGAGTAGGAATGTAACGCGAGAATGGTAGACGCTGGTCACGCGCTAAAAGATTCCAGCCTTCGTTATTATCTACAGGGGCGCACAACCTTTCCCAATGTAAAGTTCTAATTTCATCGCGATCGGCAGCTTCAATAGAAAGTAAAATCCGTAAAGGGCAATCATGGCTACTCTTTGGCAAAACCCGTAAAAATGTGTCTCGCACATTGTCTCGAAAAAGATGTTTGCCCAGTAAAATACCATATTCTTTTTCGTTTTCTTGTTTTTCTGTCAGCTTGTAAAAGTCTTCCTCACCTAGCTGAAGAATTCCCCTGGAATGAATAGTCAAGCCATCTGGTTGCTTACACCTGATAACAATCGGCCAGCCATTACTCGACTTGCTTTGAATAGTAATTTCAAACTCAAAGCTATTCATACATTCTCTCCTCCTTCAATTTTTGGTTCTGTGCCGAGAATGGATTTGTGGGCAGATTAAATTTAAACAAGAAACAGGTAGGTCTACTCTACCATCTTGTTCAGCTACATTAATACCAAGCATAATAACCTTCTAGTTTCTCAGAAATTAACTTTTTATTTAACAAGGTAGAAAATGCAGATACAAGAGTTTATTTCTTCTCTAATTATCTGAAATTTATAGAAAACCGGATAAAAATAATGTGTTCAGGTAGACGTTAAAACTATCCGAACTAAACCTTATATCCTCTGTTTGCTACCTTCTTAAAAAATGACAAAATTTACTTTCCCTATTTTTATATTAGATAGATTGTATTAAATATGAAATCTATAAAACTCATATAATTTAATCAATATGAGTTTAATACCTCATGGAAATACTAATTTCTACACTAAGAGAAATTTATTCAATCCACAGCAAGGTGTGTTTTTTTGATTCAGACAATAAAGCCTGATGAATATCTCCGCCATTTTATGCCAAAAAACGCTAATTTGATTATGGACACGTCAATCTATAAACAAGATTAGCTTTGAGCCTTTATGAATCTTGATTCTTTAATTGAAATAGTTAACCGTAAGTTGGTGGAGAGCCAAAATCGTCCCCTCAGTTCCACAGAGGTTTTGATTCTTCGCGGCATCTGGGAATATCAAACTTATAACAAGATTGCTGAGTACGGTGGCTATAGTGCTGGCTACTTAACTAACGTGGTAGCCCCAGAGTTATGTCAACGGCTTTCTAATTTAATTGGACAACGGGTTACTAAAAAAAACTGTCGGATGCTATTGGAGGCTTATGTTGCTTCTCAAACAGCTTCAGACTTAAAAACTCAAAAATCACAGTTTAAAGCATTTGCTGGCGAAATTGGTCAAGAGTTTTCTCATCGCTACCCTAATGGTGCAGTTCCCCTTGATTCTTCCATTTACATTGAACGTATTTTAATTGAAGAACAGGTTTATGCAGAAATTAGCAAGCCAGGAGCATTAGTGCGAATTAAAGCTCCCAAAGAAATGGGTAAAACTTCACTTATGCTCAGGACTTTAAAATATGGAGAAAGTTTAG
This window of the Nostoc sp. HK-01 genome carries:
- a CDS encoding WD-40 repeat-containing protein; this encodes MNSFEFEITIQSKSSNGWPIVIRCKQPDGLTIHSRGILQLGEEDFYKLTEKQENEKEYGILLGKHLFRDNVRDTFLRVLPKSSHDCPLRILLSIEAADRDEIRTLHWERLCAPVDNNEGWNLLARDQRLPFSRYIPTPIDRRFPLIGRRDLRALVLIASPSNLGKYQLEPFDVKAVLAGLQEAFGDIHYDVLANDVENAIAPPTLQKLSQQLTNAEKPYTILHFVCHGKLIDGGETVLYWAEANNQVLPVTGKELLDELSYISDRTGLPHFTFLCTCESADPRAEGALGGLAQRLVRDLGMPAVVAMTRKVSVETALTLSGSFYRRLKDSGEVDVALQQATAGLGNRYDITVPALFSRLGGRPLFSDRLDNRDLTDVEVEYGINKLQKLLVERAPHASVLQQKFATQTQILKNTQGADSRRASDERKQALAELNNLCDQVLDLSFDALAALDKNPPKYEAECPFPGLSSFAEENYHKFFFERDELIKKLQKKLSQDNFLAVIGPSGSGKSSVVLAGLIPQLQKQQPNLQLAYIKPGKEPIQQLENLSQILKQNSILIVDQFEELFTLCEDKTARQKFITELLNRAEKQQVVITIRADFLAEYAAYPDLKKRIESQNEIVLPMEAAELITAMKMQADRAGLRFEAGLSNSIFNDVKEEPGAMPLLQYALQELWKRRHGRWLCDEEYQAIGRVQQAIAQTADAVYNKLSPQEQQQVKNIFLRLTRLDATTAQVENRRDTRRREELKDLVSKNGDLAVTKKLVQYLAGEGARLVVTSYHQATGKQEVEVAHEALIRHWPKLQNWLEEDRSSLLLREKIRQEAFDWNQHQRNEDYLELRGIQLENAQVLLQKPDFLNESEAEYVKACWELRLRLIKQEEERRQRELKQARRIAIGSTVAAAITIVLASLAGYAWQQSKRQQAEAYAQTGKALLATNPTEGLVNAIASVGLTRSPLVKFPNYTMPASVERSLFSAVQISHEINIFQVDQGVVDSVAISSDSKTIVSGGKDGTVRLWGINGQPLAEPFKGHQGVVDSVAISSDGKTIVSGGDDGTVRLWGINGQPLAEPFKGHQGVVFSVAISSDGKTIVSGGQDGTVRLWDRNGQPLAEPFKADQSFVRSVAISSDGKTIVSGGQDGTVRLWDRNGQPLAEPFKGHQGFVRSVAISSDGKTIVSGGDDGTLRLWDRNGQPLAEPFKADQGSVFSVAISSDGKTIVSGGDDGTVRLWDRNGQPLAEPFKADQGSVDSVAISSDGKTIVIGEEDGTLRLWGSNAQPLAEPFKGYQGSVRSVAISSDGKTIVSSREDGTLRLWGSNAQPLAEPFKGHQGRVSSVAISSDGKTIVSGGFDGTLRLWGSNAQPLAEPFKSDQDTVLSVAISSDGKTIVSGGSDGTLRLWDRNGQPLAEPFKAHQGYVFSVAISSDGKTIVSGGSDGTLRLWDRNGQPLAEPFKAHQGFILPVAISSDGKTIVSGGEDDTLRLWDRNGQPLAEPFKADQDGVKSVAISSDGKTIISGGDDGTVRLWDINFDHWMKSACEKLRYHVILATPKDAVAKEAKATCEQYWHLQQ
- a CDS encoding resolvase is translated as MKQIEKILTGINYLITNTVELDLEIKVGYARVSSREQAVNSHALDQQIQRLKDSGAYLIIVDVQTGKKDNRPGLIKLMQLVKENQIAEVIITRLDRLGRSVPLIRKNILVFQETGINLRVLDQLIDLKTAQGMFMINLLASLAEMEVDQLSERVKHGKQHRRNQHAVCECVPFGYKAEKLRYQLDQTPFLCLLLERPNNYADMYHEEDIDKLPGLRSAQLARDCIDIFFKTKGVSRACREICNKYGIQHTHSKKNGNDKIFHWSPQGLRRWLTNPVLRGHTVYNKRIKTSTGQRKNVDPKDWQIIYDTHPNDRLISDEEATEIENILEFNSSRCGAFLYNYDSSKPDGYGEFAYQRGLVYCAECNCKCITKTYGGKIRYHYYACRHASQGCKNRKATRKDAIEKALISHLLQQSFVLQARALHTNSPSPELPTKSSKLTKLEARLAKLEEIPDFDPELEALKQKTLREIQEEINPFSTNAIDTKTVEEIIQAGNNLFIWYTLTHDDKVAIYSRLVEKITVRNGYVESIILNTSR